The Litchfieldia alkalitelluris genome has a window encoding:
- a CDS encoding Hsp70 family protein: protein MVRKRYVGIDLGTTNSTASVAELNANQQVQAKTIQIQQYEEHGMTFSEELPSVVHFDQDSVPYVGRYAKRMQSYYPSETLSNVKRHMGEKVEWKIYNDSYQPEHISSFVLKKLKKTVEEKYFGEEIDSAVITVPASFDFHQQGKTKIAAELAGFNKDKIHMIPEPTASLIDFLHEESLKDESARVLDIRTGLKTVLVFDLGGGTCDVTIHRISQGENDKLNIRDLSISQYTELGGSDFDNAVMKYLFAKRFREKGVSPRDMMAKYSEKEFTKLREMLIDFAEKAKIDFSRRIVAREEMLGIRYYDQPEMFDTLSFSLTLFDVPRELEGEISITKKEMDEIIRPLLYQTSDQDDKNIEYPILNALRMGKIPLTVDDIDHVFLVGGMTAYPTVKQRVKEIFGKEPTVATNPMHSVSRGAAIYHYFLDKISIFQEIDKLYPQNVYIKVRKGTPVALVTKDTSVPHSKIIDTGFFVSGSGEFVNTMTLDLFSADDPKAMIQKQLKNATLEFKQPVRVGSPLVFHVDVDNDRNLQVRAWLKDDETQMVHVDLGVTDSTDEEKALIGKRQEAMTSNEYKEV, encoded by the coding sequence ATGGTAAGAAAAAGATATGTAGGAATCGATTTAGGGACAACAAACTCTACTGCTTCAGTAGCAGAATTAAATGCAAATCAACAAGTGCAGGCAAAAACAATCCAGATACAACAATACGAGGAACATGGAATGACCTTTAGTGAGGAATTACCGAGTGTTGTTCACTTTGATCAAGACTCAGTTCCATATGTAGGAAGATATGCGAAAAGGATGCAAAGTTATTATCCATCAGAAACGCTATCGAATGTAAAACGACATATGGGAGAAAAAGTAGAGTGGAAAATCTATAATGACAGCTACCAACCAGAGCATATTTCTTCTTTCGTATTAAAAAAGTTAAAAAAGACTGTTGAAGAAAAATACTTCGGGGAAGAGATTGATAGCGCAGTCATTACTGTACCTGCAAGCTTTGATTTTCACCAACAAGGAAAAACAAAGATTGCTGCCGAACTAGCAGGTTTTAATAAAGATAAAATTCATATGATTCCAGAACCAACAGCATCATTAATTGATTTCCTCCATGAAGAAAGTTTAAAGGACGAATCAGCACGAGTATTAGACATTAGAACCGGTCTAAAGACGGTCCTTGTTTTTGACTTAGGAGGAGGTACCTGTGATGTGACGATTCATCGAATTTCACAGGGGGAAAATGACAAATTAAACATTCGTGATTTATCAATCTCCCAATATACAGAGCTAGGTGGATCTGATTTTGATAATGCTGTCATGAAATATTTATTTGCAAAACGATTCCGTGAAAAAGGTGTTTCTCCTAGAGACATGATGGCGAAATACTCTGAAAAGGAATTTACAAAATTACGTGAAATGCTTATTGATTTTGCTGAAAAAGCAAAGATTGATTTTTCACGTCGTATTGTAGCTAGAGAAGAAATGCTAGGCATTCGTTATTATGATCAGCCAGAGATGTTTGACACATTATCGTTTAGCTTAACACTATTTGATGTTCCTCGTGAATTAGAGGGAGAAATCTCAATCACAAAGAAAGAAATGGATGAAATTATCAGACCATTACTTTACCAAACTAGTGATCAGGACGATAAAAACATTGAATACCCGATTTTGAATGCACTTAGAATGGGGAAAATTCCATTAACAGTTGATGATATTGATCATGTATTTTTAGTGGGTGGAATGACAGCATATCCAACAGTAAAGCAACGTGTGAAGGAAATCTTTGGAAAAGAACCAACTGTTGCAACAAACCCAATGCACTCTGTATCAAGAGGAGCAGCAATCTATCATTATTTCTTAGATAAAATATCAATCTTTCAAGAAATTGATAAATTATATCCACAAAATGTTTATATTAAGGTTCGAAAAGGCACGCCTGTTGCACTTGTTACAAAGGATACATCTGTTCCACATTCAAAAATCATTGATACTGGGTTCTTTGTATCTGGAAGTGGAGAGTTTGTGAACACGATGACGCTAGATTTATTTTCTGCAGATGATCCGAAGGCGATGATTCAAAAGCAATTAAAGAATGCAACCTTAGAGTTTAAACAACCTGTTCGTGTCGGATCACCACTTGTTTTCCATGTGGATGTAGATAATGATCGGAATCTTCAGGTAAGAGCATGGTTGAAGGATGATGAAACACAGATGGTTCATGTTGACTTAGGAGTGACAGATTCGACTGATGAGGAAAAAGCATTGATTGGAAAAAGACAAGAAGCTATGACAAGCAATGAATATAAGGAGGTTTAA
- a CDS encoding HEAT repeat domain-containing protein — protein MVKLADLFNQTIQEQLKSKTSKSERSYEGLTVNVNLPDEKELREVLTKQKSQLKPKEEESFDEFEFLLAGNTPKSKEESQEKEVSYQGVDGGYIGFVNVEAFKPDPSLTNKDNEIIIENIDIMSKSNERTEILEAANNIEGIGDKAIEIVFREAYMFDFKDKEERFKLEALVQLCSRLTVLSLKGRILIIGILQYAKNEQHIELAIRVAGQVHEKEATASILGHAKNPNLFISVLDSLLKMGDTAAVIDLLKVLDVITLPKAILEEVIMLAREFYKVSDSIIPHLFDRYVHTNNRAYRPIFSQAIKSFNTTAVPSLVDIIEKDLSPERIREASKLLGGIREPIAVDKLRTAYRKHSTKRAAIMEGIGHTREQGLADFVIEELQQADHQRLKDACIIALANVGTEQTIPYLKNYLKDSEVKLSAIFTLTQLGYSPAFDQYISTLTDGNDDEQHRLRGYAALLRFNSLTKMAEKLYDLSDSKAVSILLALQRPNVLPKEVGPIIESLLKRKISAPVRLEIYRLIAKFVNTKRQILPQKILFDAKQQEQDSLMKRELEQIFKTMPKRGSEVGYDGGGR, from the coding sequence ATGGTTAAATTGGCCGATTTATTTAATCAAACGATACAAGAACAATTGAAAAGTAAAACATCAAAAAGTGAAAGAAGTTATGAGGGATTGACAGTCAATGTCAATCTCCCTGATGAGAAAGAGCTGCGAGAAGTGTTAACGAAACAAAAGTCTCAGTTGAAACCGAAGGAAGAGGAGAGCTTTGATGAGTTTGAATTTTTGTTAGCTGGAAATACTCCGAAAAGTAAAGAAGAGTCACAGGAAAAGGAAGTTTCCTATCAAGGTGTAGACGGAGGTTATATCGGATTTGTAAATGTAGAAGCATTTAAACCAGACCCAAGTTTAACGAATAAAGATAATGAAATCATTATCGAAAATATCGACATCATGAGTAAAAGTAATGAACGTACAGAGATTTTAGAAGCTGCAAATAACATTGAAGGTATTGGTGACAAAGCCATTGAAATCGTTTTTCGTGAAGCTTATATGTTTGACTTCAAGGATAAGGAAGAACGTTTTAAATTAGAAGCGCTTGTTCAATTATGTAGTCGTTTAACGGTATTAAGTTTAAAAGGCCGTATTTTAATCATTGGGATTTTACAATATGCAAAAAATGAACAACATATTGAATTAGCGATTCGTGTAGCAGGACAAGTTCATGAAAAAGAGGCAACAGCTTCCATTTTAGGTCATGCCAAAAATCCGAATTTGTTTATCTCAGTCTTAGATTCTTTATTAAAAATGGGTGACACAGCGGCTGTTATTGATCTTTTAAAGGTTTTAGATGTGATTACATTACCAAAGGCCATCTTAGAGGAAGTCATCATGTTAGCTAGAGAGTTTTATAAGGTATCGGATTCCATCATCCCACACTTGTTTGATCGATATGTTCATACAAATAATCGTGCATATCGTCCGATTTTTTCACAAGCAATTAAATCCTTTAACACAACGGCAGTTCCAAGTTTAGTAGATATCATCGAGAAGGATTTATCACCAGAGCGAATTCGTGAGGCGTCAAAATTACTTGGAGGAATAAGAGAGCCAATTGCAGTTGATAAGTTAAGAACTGCTTACCGAAAGCATTCGACTAAACGTGCAGCAATTATGGAAGGAATAGGGCATACTCGTGAACAAGGATTAGCTGATTTTGTAATTGAGGAATTACAGCAGGCCGATCACCAACGCTTAAAGGATGCTTGTATTATCGCACTTGCAAATGTTGGAACAGAACAGACGATTCCTTATCTTAAAAACTATTTGAAGGATTCTGAAGTGAAATTGTCGGCAATTTTTACGCTTACCCAACTAGGATATTCACCAGCATTTGATCAATATATAAGCACACTTACAGATGGAAATGATGATGAGCAACATCGATTACGTGGGTATGCAGCATTACTTAGATTTAATTCACTAACTAAAATGGCTGAAAAGCTATATGACTTATCTGATTCTAAAGCGGTATCCATCTTACTTGCTCTACAACGACCAAATGTTTTACCAAAAGAAGTGGGACCAATAATTGAGTCATTATTAAAGAGGAAAATAAGTGCACCTGTTCGACTTGAAATTTATCGTTTAATTGCTAAATTCGTCAATACGAAGCGTCAAATTTTACCGCAAAAAATCTTGTTTGATGCAAAACAACAAGAACAAGATTCATTGATGAAGCGAGAGCTTGAGCAAATCTTTAAGACGATGCCAAAACGTGGTAGTGAAGTTGGATATGATGGAGGTGGACGTTAA
- a CDS encoding coiled-coil domain-containing protein translates to MAPGKKKQVKRYRYVDVEGIDHTYLDACLLLHLDVEFICHAISDEKSVIAKSNLNMKQIVSKDVDRLELIREISPWVRESYTLYNYLARVNMSAIERVIEIIDEDGKLTDDEIKELLKEEVLEDNVSYYYYVTWLRFKNQYHSEIKETLEYFGQKFQQETGLLLGGEFEVREVKEEEEEERIEDGIEGTFDSIVNELLALKEKVGQETYKDQFREVNEAKKQLELKLSQLQTDLNQVNEQLHAKEQQLTAKNKEQSQLKKKYDNEKKSIEQKNKEIGKLGSELGDLRKEVTDLRKENTQLLKEVTSSRNNKEEAIHALEETLQNKFRAEKSILADDYQKQINDLINTNSRLKSAMEDYTQQQSLLSDLEDENTRLSKQLEIHLKYAKQSEEQHEKEINKLKEQMKALSMKTPTEAVQVQPTQPDSQQVDEFDEFEDFLDSIGKNEPKPV, encoded by the coding sequence ATGGCTCCAGGTAAAAAGAAACAAGTGAAACGCTATCGATATGTTGACGTAGAAGGGATTGACCACACTTATCTAGATGCGTGCCTTCTATTACATTTAGATGTTGAATTTATTTGCCACGCGATTTCTGACGAAAAAAGCGTCATTGCAAAATCAAACTTAAACATGAAGCAAATTGTTTCAAAAGATGTAGACCGACTTGAACTCATTCGTGAGATATCTCCATGGGTTAGAGAATCATATACACTGTATAACTATTTAGCAAGGGTAAATATGTCTGCCATTGAAAGAGTAATAGAAATTATCGATGAGGATGGCAAATTAACTGATGATGAAATAAAGGAATTGTTAAAAGAAGAAGTTCTTGAAGATAATGTATCTTATTATTACTATGTCACATGGTTGAGATTTAAAAATCAATATCATTCTGAAATTAAAGAGACTTTAGAGTATTTTGGTCAAAAATTTCAACAAGAAACAGGCTTACTACTTGGCGGGGAATTTGAAGTAAGAGAAGTCAAAGAAGAAGAGGAAGAAGAAAGAATTGAAGACGGGATCGAAGGTACATTTGATTCGATTGTGAATGAACTTCTTGCTCTTAAAGAAAAGGTTGGACAAGAAACGTATAAAGACCAGTTTAGGGAAGTAAATGAAGCAAAAAAACAGCTTGAACTAAAGTTGAGTCAGTTACAAACAGACTTGAATCAGGTCAATGAGCAATTGCATGCAAAAGAACAACAATTAACCGCGAAAAATAAAGAGCAAAGCCAGCTTAAAAAGAAATATGACAATGAAAAGAAAAGTATCGAGCAAAAAAACAAAGAGATTGGTAAGCTTGGTAGTGAATTAGGTGATTTACGTAAGGAGGTTACTGACTTACGAAAAGAAAATACTCAGCTACTCAAAGAGGTAACAAGCTCTCGTAACAATAAGGAAGAAGCAATCCATGCATTGGAAGAGACGCTACAAAATAAGTTTAGAGCTGAAAAGAGTATTTTAGCAGACGATTATCAAAAGCAAATCAATGATTTGATAAATACGAATAGTAGATTAAAATCAGCGATGGAGGACTACACACAACAGCAGTCCCTTCTCTCTGATCTAGAAGATGAGAATACAAGATTATCAAAGCAACTTGAGATTCACTTAAAGTACGCGAAGCAAAGTGAAGAGCAACATGAAAAAGAAATCAATAAATTAAAGGAACAAATGAAAGCTTTATCTATGAAAACACCAACAGAAGCAGTCCAGGTACAACCTACTCAACCTGACTCGCAGCAAGTGGATGAATTTGATGAATTTGAAGACTTCTTAGACTCTATCGGTAAAAATGAGCCTAAGCCTGTTTGA
- a CDS encoding glucosaminidase domain-containing protein: MKSLQRIFLLLISTLLVSFSFLSNISIGYAEEYSNTKDAEEGSSYFLIHYNGEEQEVAITEEVTLLLSGWADEDKSSVNGKIMHSTNQSNETMLVVSEQLNNLNITEDEHINYRITVSDKFNAEKVTPLELSDQSTVVEENDNGTSIEETTTIDEYGTVIENQGLFYFLTDVNNQKVEITVEEYNSLNAIEEITTEDKSSTIRTSPIERSAVSKESASLETDVRTSISVQSNSTTTAGNPSVVYSTHVQTHGWMEEVTDGKMSGTYGQSKRLEAIKISLKNAPYSGDITYKTHVQQKGWLNNVLNGVPSGTSGESKRLEAIQINLTGEMAKHYDVYYRVHAQTYGWLDWAKNGQSAGTQALSKRLEAIEIVLVKKGGAAPGKTTKPFVIDPKVSYSTHIQSYGWSTPVTNGITSGTSGESKRLEAIKISLKNKPYTGDITYKTYVQTYGWLDSVSNGALAGTSGKSKRMEAIEINLTGEMAQRYDIYYRVHAQTYGWLGWAKNGESAGTKGLSKRLEAIQIVLVEKGGAAPGPTTKPLVIDPAVSYSTYVQGNGWVNAVSNGIMSGTMGESKRLEAIKISLHKKPYTGDITYKTYVDGSGWLNSVSNGAISGIAGSNKRIEAIEINLTGEMAQHYDIYYRVNAQSYGWLDWAKNGQSAGTEALSKQVEAIEMVLVDKGGAAPGPTSKPFVKPSLIKTTNNYNLTLNAALDMQMKVSPQTDKYRFDPAYVSGEYLEMFDGGSITGSSVNLRTSTDLRTNLNIAKTVGNGTAFLVLDNNVTGDSVSGNTKWYKIEYDGQVLYVHSSLAKINSRIGKVKANNLMIRAEKNGSSHIYGSAKKDRLLTVLEEDTKTGWYQVSIGNWRNAKAADVQVFLDPTNYVNDEKQRLQFMNLTKPSDVSVETLNKYLAGKDKLANQGQAFIDAGNKYGINDVYLLAHTLLETGHGKSTLAKGVTYNGRTVYNMYGIGAYDSCPVECGAKTAYEKGWFTPYDAIVGGAEFISDEYLGGNNYHKTVQNTLYEMRWNPESMSVRSAASHQYATDIGWAYKQVNVMYEIYEMEPFTLYLEIPTYK; the protein is encoded by the coding sequence TTGAAGTCGTTGCAAAGGATCTTTTTATTACTCATTAGTACACTATTAGTGAGTTTCTCTTTTCTATCCAATATAAGTATTGGTTATGCAGAGGAGTACTCAAACACAAAAGACGCTGAAGAAGGTTCTAGTTATTTTCTCATTCACTATAATGGTGAAGAACAAGAAGTGGCAATCACTGAAGAGGTCACATTATTGCTATCTGGATGGGCAGATGAAGACAAATCCTCTGTGAATGGTAAAATCATGCATTCTACGAATCAATCAAATGAAACGATGCTGGTTGTGAGTGAACAGTTAAATAACCTGAATATCACAGAAGATGAACATATTAATTATCGTATTACTGTTTCAGATAAATTTAATGCAGAAAAAGTCACACCTCTTGAGTTAAGTGATCAATCAACTGTTGTAGAGGAAAATGATAACGGAACATCAATCGAAGAAACAACAACAATTGATGAATATGGTACTGTTATTGAAAATCAGGGGTTGTTTTATTTTTTAACAGATGTAAATAACCAAAAAGTAGAGATTACAGTAGAAGAATACAACTCTCTAAATGCGATTGAAGAAATAACGACTGAGGATAAATCTTCTACTATACGTACATCTCCAATTGAAAGATCAGCGGTTAGTAAAGAATCTGCGAGTCTAGAAACAGATGTAAGAACGTCTATCTCTGTACAATCTAACTCAACTACAACCGCCGGAAATCCATCAGTCGTGTATTCGACACATGTTCAAACCCACGGTTGGATGGAAGAAGTTACTGATGGGAAAATGTCAGGAACATATGGACAATCAAAGCGTTTAGAAGCGATTAAAATTTCGTTGAAAAATGCTCCGTATTCCGGTGACATTACCTACAAAACTCATGTTCAACAAAAAGGCTGGTTGAACAATGTATTAAATGGTGTTCCATCTGGTACATCTGGGGAGAGTAAACGTTTGGAAGCCATCCAAATTAACTTAACAGGTGAGATGGCGAAGCATTATGATGTATATTACCGTGTTCATGCTCAAACATATGGGTGGTTAGACTGGGCGAAAAATGGCCAATCCGCCGGCACCCAAGCACTTTCAAAGCGCTTAGAAGCGATTGAAATTGTTCTCGTTAAAAAGGGTGGAGCGGCACCAGGTAAGACAACAAAACCTTTTGTAATCGATCCAAAAGTTTCTTACTCTACACATATTCAATCTTATGGATGGTCAACTCCTGTAACAAATGGAATTACATCAGGAACATCAGGAGAATCAAAGCGTTTAGAAGCGATTAAAATTTCGTTAAAAAATAAACCGTATACCGGTGATATTACGTACAAGACATATGTTCAAACCTATGGCTGGTTAGACTCTGTTTCAAATGGAGCTTTAGCCGGTACATCTGGGAAAAGCAAACGAATGGAAGCTATTGAAATCAACTTAACTGGTGAAATGGCACAGCGTTATGATATTTACTATCGTGTACACGCACAAACCTATGGTTGGTTAGGTTGGGCCAAGAACGGAGAGTCAGCTGGTACAAAAGGACTTTCCAAGCGCTTAGAAGCCATTCAAATTGTGTTAGTTGAAAAAGGTGGAGCAGCACCAGGGCCGACAACAAAACCATTGGTAATCGATCCAGCTGTGAGTTATTCCACGTATGTACAGGGGAATGGCTGGGTAAATGCAGTATCAAATGGAATCATGTCTGGAACAATGGGAGAATCAAAACGCTTAGAGGCAATTAAGATATCTCTTCACAAGAAACCATATACTGGAGACATTACGTACAAAACTTATGTGGATGGCTCTGGCTGGTTAAATTCTGTATCAAATGGAGCGATTTCTGGTATTGCTGGTTCTAATAAGCGAATTGAAGCGATTGAAATCAATTTGACAGGTGAAATGGCACAACATTATGATATTTATTATCGTGTGAATGCTCAAAGCTATGGTTGGTTAGACTGGGCCAAAAATGGCCAATCTGCCGGTACCGAAGCCCTTTCGAAGCAAGTAGAAGCAATTGAAATGGTGTTAGTTGATAAAGGCGGAGCGGCACCTGGCCCTACAAGTAAACCATTTGTTAAACCAAGCTTAATCAAAACGACAAACAACTATAACCTAACATTAAATGCTGCATTAGATATGCAAATGAAAGTATCTCCACAAACAGATAAATACAGATTTGACCCTGCTTATGTAAGTGGTGAATATCTGGAGATGTTTGATGGTGGTTCAATCACTGGTAGCAGTGTTAACTTAAGAACTTCTACCGATTTACGGACGAATTTAAATATTGCTAAAACTGTAGGAAATGGCACAGCTTTCCTCGTACTTGATAACAATGTAACAGGAGATAGTGTCTCAGGAAACACAAAATGGTACAAAATTGAATACGATGGTCAAGTGTTGTATGTTCATAGTAGTCTTGCGAAAATCAATTCTAGAATCGGTAAAGTAAAAGCTAACAATCTTATGATTCGCGCGGAGAAAAATGGATCAAGTCACATTTATGGTTCCGCAAAGAAAGATAGATTGCTCACTGTTTTAGAGGAAGATACGAAAACTGGTTGGTATCAAGTAAGCATAGGAAACTGGCGTAATGCAAAAGCAGCCGATGTTCAAGTGTTCTTAGATCCAACAAACTATGTTAATGATGAAAAGCAACGATTACAATTTATGAACCTCACAAAACCTAGTGACGTGTCAGTAGAGACATTAAATAAGTACCTTGCAGGAAAAGACAAACTTGCAAATCAAGGACAAGCCTTTATCGATGCCGGAAATAAATATGGTATCAATGATGTGTACCTACTGGCTCATACGTTACTAGAAACAGGTCACGGGAAATCTACTCTTGCCAAGGGAGTCACCTATAATGGTAGAACCGTTTATAACATGTATGGTATAGGCGCCTATGACTCTTGTCCGGTAGAATGTGGAGCAAAAACGGCCTATGAAAAAGGCTGGTTTACTCCATATGATGCAATCGTAGGTGGAGCAGAATTTATTAGTGATGAGTATTTAGGTGGTAACAACTATCACAAAACCGTTCAAAATACATTATATGAGATGCGTTGGAACCCTGAGAGCATGTCTGTTCGTTCAGCTGCTAGTCATCAATATGCTACAGACATCGGCTGGGCTTATAAACAAGTTAATGTAATGTATGAAATCTATGAAATGGAACCATTTACTTTGTATTTAGAAATTCCGACATATAAGTAG
- a CDS encoding glucosaminidase domain-containing protein, whose product MKMVQKIFLVLISTLLVSFSFLSNLSIVLAEDNSPTDSTQSYYLIHYNGEEQEVVINEEVSLLLTGWADEIKSSVSGTIYDSINSVKEINMKVSDKLNDLYIESESIQYRIVVSDSFSVEKVTPLELIEQSTVLEKNENGTAIEEITTVDEYGTLMKNSELVFVKTEGNEKVEITEEDYNSLNTLGEITTSEETVDEVTSTEIDAVTTSTAPSVEYTTHVQSKGWLPTVLDGKMSGTSGESKRLEAIKISLKNAPYEGGITYNTHVQSRGWMGFVSNGELSGTSGESKRLEAIQINLTGEMAQHYDVYYRVHAQSYGWLDWAKNGQSAGTQALSKRLEAIEIKLVQKGKTAPGATTKPFVIDPSVSYTTHVQSKGWLPFVTDGKLSGTSGESKRLEAIKISLKNTPYSGDITYKTYVQTYGWLPTKANGELSGTSGESKRMEAIQINLTGEMAERYDIYYRVHAQSYGWLGWAKNGQPAGTQGLAKRLEAVEIVLVEKGKAAPGTTYQPLVVDPSVSYSTHVQSHGWLDSVSDGKMSGTSGESKRLEAIKISLKKKPYPGDITYSTHVQGKGWMNTVSNGALSGTSGEGKRLEAIRINLTGDIAKHYDIYYRVHAQSFGWLDWAKNGDDAGTEGLGKRLEAIEITLVEKGGAAPGATGKPFIEIKKTQINYNLNLSDALKMQIKAAPQTDKYSDAPAYVKSQYLQMTYHGLMNGEGANLRKTPRLDGEIAFYVEKDTEFIVLDTNVTGDPAFASGSTRWFKIEYQGQVLYIHSGLAIVHSVVGTVTADELIIHAEKNESSYIYGSVKKGTELIVLEEGSNGWSRVIKDWRIPQASDVANHLNPTSFINDEKKRFQFMDLTKPSNVSMETLNRYLEGKGSLENQGKAFVDAEKKYGINAVYLVAHSLLETKNGTSTLSKDAEYNGQPVFNMFGIYAFDGCSVSCGAKAAYDNGWFTPYDAILGGAAFISNEYLNGINSYKSVQNTLYEMRWNPEVMSTHLVAGHQYASDIEWASKQVDVIYDLYKMEPFSIYLEIPVYK is encoded by the coding sequence ATGAAGATGGTCCAGAAGATTTTTTTAGTATTAATTAGCACACTATTAGTGAGTTTCTCTTTTCTTTCCAATTTGAGTATTGTTCTTGCAGAAGACAACTCACCTACAGATTCAACTCAATCTTATTATCTTATTCACTATAATGGTGAAGAGCAGGAAGTAGTGATCAACGAAGAGGTATCATTGTTGCTTACCGGTTGGGCAGATGAAATCAAATCTAGTGTTAGCGGTACAATCTATGATTCTATTAATTCAGTAAAAGAAATTAACATGAAGGTCAGTGATAAATTAAATGATCTATACATAGAAAGTGAAAGTATTCAATATCGAATTGTTGTCTCAGATTCATTTAGTGTTGAAAAAGTAACACCACTTGAATTAATTGAACAATCGACTGTATTAGAGAAAAACGAGAATGGAACAGCTATTGAAGAAATAACAACCGTTGATGAGTATGGCACCTTGATGAAAAATAGTGAACTCGTTTTTGTGAAAACGGAAGGAAATGAAAAAGTAGAAATCACAGAAGAAGATTACAACTCTCTAAATACTCTAGGGGAAATAACAACTTCTGAAGAAACAGTAGATGAAGTTACATCAACAGAAATTGATGCGGTGACAACTTCCACCGCTCCATCTGTTGAGTATACAACACATGTTCAAAGCAAGGGTTGGCTGCCTACGGTTCTAGATGGGAAAATGTCAGGAACATCCGGAGAATCCAAACGGTTAGAAGCCATTAAGATCTCCTTGAAGAATGCTCCTTATGAAGGAGGTATCACTTATAATACACATGTTCAAAGCCGTGGTTGGATGGGCTTTGTATCCAATGGTGAGTTATCTGGAACATCTGGGGAAAGCAAGCGCTTGGAAGCCATTCAAATTAACTTAACCGGTGAGATGGCACAGCATTATGATGTCTATTATCGAGTGCATGCACAAAGCTATGGTTGGTTAGATTGGGCGAAAAATGGACAATCAGCAGGTACTCAAGCACTTTCAAAACGATTAGAAGCGATAGAAATTAAGCTCGTACAAAAGGGGAAAACAGCGCCTGGTGCGACGACAAAACCATTTGTCATTGATCCATCTGTTTCTTACACCACACATGTACAAAGCAAAGGATGGTTACCTTTTGTAACTGATGGGAAACTGTCAGGTACATCAGGTGAGTCAAAACGATTAGAAGCGATTAAGATTTCATTAAAAAATACCCCTTATTCTGGTGATATCACTTATAAGACTTATGTACAAACTTATGGTTGGTTACCAACAAAAGCTAATGGAGAGTTATCGGGTACATCTGGGGAAAGTAAACGAATGGAAGCCATCCAAATCAACTTAACAGGTGAAATGGCGGAGCGCTATGATATCTACTACCGAGTACACGCGCAATCGTATGGATGGTTAGGTTGGGCTAAAAACGGCCAACCTGCAGGTACTCAAGGGTTAGCAAAGCGCCTTGAAGCGGTTGAAATTGTCTTAGTTGAAAAAGGTAAAGCTGCACCAGGAACGACGTATCAACCATTGGTTGTTGATCCATCTGTTTCATATTCTACCCATGTACAAAGTCATGGCTGGTTAGATTCAGTTTCAGATGGAAAGATGTCAGGAACATCAGGAGAATCGAAACGTCTGGAAGCAATCAAGATCTCATTAAAAAAGAAACCATATCCAGGAGACATTACGTACTCAACACATGTCCAAGGAAAAGGCTGGATGAACACTGTATCAAATGGCGCATTATCAGGTACATCTGGTGAGGGTAAGCGACTTGAAGCCATTAGAATAAACCTAACAGGAGACATAGCAAAACATTATGATATTTATTATCGTGTACACGCCCAAAGCTTTGGTTGGTTAGACTGGGCTAAAAACGGGGACGATGCGGGAACAGAAGGCCTTGGCAAACGATTAGAAGCGATCGAAATCACCTTAGTAGAAAAAGGTGGAGCTGCACCTGGTGCTACAGGTAAACCGTTTATTGAAATAAAGAAGACACAGATTAACTATAATCTTAATTTGAGTGACGCCCTAAAGATGCAAATCAAAGCGGCTCCACAGACGGATAAATACAGTGACGCCCCAGCTTATGTGAAAAGCCAATACCTTCAGATGACTTATCATGGTTTAATGAATGGAGAAGGAGCAAATCTAAGAAAAACTCCAAGATTAGATGGAGAAATAGCTTTTTATGTTGAGAAAGATACAGAATTTATAGTGCTGGATACAAATGTGACAGGGGATCCTGCTTTTGCTTCTGGAAGCACAAGGTGGTTTAAGATTGAGTATCAAGGTCAAGTGTTATATATCCACAGTGGTCTTGCCATTGTTCATTCTGTGGTAGGTACAGTCACTGCAGATGAATTAATCATTCATGCGGAAAAGAATGAATCTAGTTATATCTATGGATCTGTAAAAAAGGGTACTGAATTAATAGTGTTAGAAGAAGGCAGCAATGGATGGTCCAGAGTAATAAAAGATTGGAGAATCCCCCAAGCTTCAGATGTGGCAAACCATTTGAATCCAACATCTTTTATAAATGATGAAAAAAAGAGATTTCAATTCATGGATCTAACGAAACCTAGTAATGTGTCGATGGAGACATTAAATCGGTACCTTGAAGGAAAAGGTAGCCTTGAAAATCAAGGGAAAGCATTTGTTGATGCAGAAAAAAAATACGGAATTAATGCTGTATACTTAGTGGCGCATAGTTTACTAGAAACAAAAAATGGAACTTCCACTCTTTCTAAAGACGCAGAATATAATGGTCAACCAGTTTTTAACATGTTTGGAATCTATGCATTTGATGGGTGTTCTGTTAGTTGTGGAGCCAAAGCTGCTTATGATAATGGGTGGTTTACTCCATATGACGCAATTTTAGGCGGTGCAGCATTTATCAGTAATGAATATTTAAATGGTATCAACTCATATAAATCAGTTCAGAACACATTGTATGAGATGCGCTGGAATCCTGAAGTGATGTCTACTCATTTGGTAGCTGGTCATCAGTATGCTTCAGATATTGAATGGGCTTCTAAACAAGTTGATGTTATATATGATCTCTATAAAATGGAACCATTTAGTATTTATCTTGAAATTCCTGTGTATAAGTAA